A single region of the Drosophila miranda strain MSH22 chromosome 2, D.miranda_PacBio2.1, whole genome shotgun sequence genome encodes:
- the LOC108154759 gene encoding golgin subfamily A member 6-like protein 22 isoform X3 — MSSDRCKTKEIKQQKARFSSQLDEAHRNVHQLEAKVGEMHLKIQKLEQELSLKQWNVERLQGELSAAHTDDEYVRKKLKFLEDEKVHLRHKYSEDQDEYRLKYDELEAQYNDLTEKYKQTQGLASSLQTQLAGAQAEAQEWRQQVDSIRLELDEQIRILKNALENSEAERKICEDKWQKEFEMLRTHNREREESLMTDCEWQLRQMQRQCKDKMDKSNYERKQASAKAEELELELQSRRKEAEHLRVCQAQVNSLRGVVGEQEQTIQTLMDRIESLKTDLATANESLEAQIEAVHKIKYQCDNAIYDKERQMIYKIDEVRNEAAAFWENKLYTEMTRLTNELESVYVDERRDALDKLQNEHIEELRALTNRYTANEDELRAEIDELHENLELKKQDFLTLRERSDNALLQTRMHLDRADREYQNAMCREEDRRVELEERLKKEFEEEKTEMEEKFRERLGQVKDEFAKELQLSTQDMVESHRKELDSQKAKLQAERDEALQDLVDRHRAKIAAADERFNDLELRHQRNLKDLKAAYDAEKAALDKRDISNANEIEQLHRKCRCLTNLFEEMRMRYERRDPRAEDLREISELRTRCESQERDLYVLTDRLRDMQNQMSEMQQNGKAGGKSIKKPPPKTLPTSCDVIYEENEERESPEQESGNSQEDDEEEEEEHEQEPSDTESNHTIEVNGKGPRLNEDDAHLITAV, encoded by the exons ATGTCTAGCGATAGGTGTAAAAC AAAGGAGATTAAACAGCAGAAGGCACGCTTCAGCAGCCAGCTGGACGAGGCCCACAGGAATGTCCATCAGCTGGAAGCCAAAGTGGGGGAAATGCATCTCAAGATACAGAAACTGGAGCAGGAGCTCTCCCTCAAGCAATGGAATGTGGAAA GACTCCAGGGCGAGCTGAGTGCGGCCCATACGGATGATGAATATGTACGCAAGAAGCTGAAATTTCTGGAGGATGAAAAGGTACACTTGAGGCACAAATACAGCGAAGATCAAGATGAATATCGGCTCAAATATG ACGAACTCGAGGCTCAGTACAACGATCTGACCGAGAAGTACAAACAGACCCAGGGTCTGGCCAGCAGTCTGCAGACCCAGCTGGCGGGTGCCCAGGCCGAGGCTCAGGAGTGGCGCCAGCAGGTGGACAGCATTCGGTTAGAGCTCGATGAACAGATACGCATACTGAAGAATGCCCTGGAGAACTCGGAGGCAGAGCGCAAGATATGCGAGGACAAGTGGCAGAAGGAGTTCGAGATGCTCAGGACACACAATCGAG AGCGCGAGGAATCCCTGATGACGGACTGCGAATGGCAGCTGCGGCAAATGCAGCGTCAGTGCAAGGACAAGATGGACAAATCCAATTACGAACGGAAACAGGCCTCAGCCAAGGCCgaggaactggaactggagctgcaGTCCCGTCGCAAGGAGGCCGAACACTTGCGGGTGTGCCAGGCGCAGGTGAACTCCCTTCGAGGCGTCGTGGGCGAGCAGGAGCAGACCATTCAAACGCTCATGGATCGCATCGAGAGTCTCAAGACCGATCTGGCCACTGCCAACGAGAGTCTCGAGGCCCAGATCGAGGCTGTGCACAAGATCAAATATCAGTGTGATAA TGCCATCTATGACAAGGAACGTCAAATGATCTACAAAATCGATGAGGTACGCAATGAAGCTGCCGCCTTCTGGGAGAACAAACTTTA CACAGAGATGACAAGACTGACAAATGAATTGGAGTCCGTTTATGTGGACGAGCGCAGGGATGCCCTGGATAAGCTGCAGAATGAGCATATTGAGGAGCTGCGAGCCCTGACCAATCGATACACGGCCAATGAGGACGAACTGCGAGCCGAG ATCGATGAGCTGCATGAAAATCTGGAGCTTAAGAAACAGGATTTCCTCACTTTGCGCGAACGTTCCGACAATGCCCTGCTGCAGACCCGCATGCATTTGGATCGGGCCGATCGCGAGTACCAGAATGCCATGTGTCGGGAGGAGGATCGTCGCGTGGAGCTCGAGGAGCGCCTCAAGAAGGAGTTCGAGGAGGAGAAAACCGAAATGGAGGAGAAGTTCCGCGAACGCCTCGGCCAGGTCAAGGACGAGTTTGCCAAGGAACTGCAGCTGTCCACCCAGGACATGGTAGAATCTCATCGCAAGGAGTTGG ACTCGCAAAAGGCCAAACTTCAAGCGGAAAGGGACGAGGCTCTGCAGGATCTTGTGGACCGACATCGCGCCAAAATAGCCGCTGCCGATGAGCGATTCAA CGATTTAGAGCTTCGGCACCAGCGCAATCTCAAGGACCTGAAGGCGGCTTATGATGCCGAGAAGGCGGCGCTGGATAAGCGGGACATCAGCAATGCCAACGAGATCGAGCAGCTGCACCGCAAGTGCCGTTGTCTAACGAACCT ATTCGAAGAGATGCGCATGCGCTATGAGCGCCGTGATCCTCGAGCCGAGGATCTGCGCGAAATCTCCGAGCTGCGAACGCGCTGCGAGAGCCAGGAGCGGGACCTGTATGTCCTCACAGATCGTTTGCGGGACATGCAGAACCAAATGTCGGAGATGCAGCAGAATGGCAAGGCAGGCGGCAAGTCCATCAAGAAGCCACCGCCCAAGACACTGCCCACCAGCTGTGACGTCATCTATGAGGAGAACGAAGAGCGGGAGTCCCCCGAGCAGGAAAGCGGCAACAGCCAGGAGGATgacgaagaggaggaggaggagcacgaGCAGGAGCCCAGCGACACGGAGTCGAACCACACGATCGAGGTCAACGGCAAGGGCCCGCGCCTCAACGAGGACGACGCCCACCTGATAACGGCTGTCTAA